Genomic segment of bacterium:
GATTCCTCAGCTACGAGGCGGCGCCGGCCTTCGACACCGCATTGGTCACCCGCCCGGCGGGCTCCTTGCCCCTTCTCTGGTTCGGGATCTACAAGACCTGCGAGAAGGTCGCGCTTCCCGACTCGCCCGCTTCCGGCAATTCGTCCCGGCGCTGGCAAGCGACTCTCGATCTAGACCGATATCGCTCCATGGTCAGCCGAATCCGGGAACGGATCGCTCATGGTGACACCTACCAGGTCAACTTCACCTGGCGCCTGCGAACCGCCTTCACGTCCGCGCCGTGGCCCTTCTTCCTCGATCTGGTGACCCGAGACAGGACTCGGTACGCGGCGTTCGTCGACACCGGCGAGCATGCGGTCTGTTCCTTCTCACCGGAGCTCTTCTTCCGCCTCGACGGCAGCCGCCTGACCTGTCGTCCGATGAAAGGGACTTCGCGTCGCGGCCTTTACCGGCAGGACGATCGCGCGCGCTCACGCGGCCTTCGCGACTCCGTCAAGAACCGGGCGGAGAACGTGATGATCGTCGATATGGTGCGTAACGATCTCGGCCGTGTCGCGCTTCCGGGCAGCGTCGAAACGAGCCGCCTTTTTGACATCGAGACCTATCCCACCGTCTTGCAGATGACCTCGACCGTACAGGCCAAGACCGAGAGCTCCTTTCTCGAGATTATGACGGCGCTCTTTCCGAGCTCCTCGATTACCGGCGCCCCCAAGGTCGAGACGATGAAGATCATCGCCGAGTTCGAGGAGCACCCGCGCGGGGTCTATACCGGAGCCATCGGCTACCTGGGACCGAATCGCCAAGCCCTATTCAACGTGGCGATCCGGACGGCTCACGTCGACCGAAGCGCCGGCACCGCGGAGTACGGAACCGGCGGTGGCATCGTCTGGGATTCAGAGCCCGACGCCGAGTACCTCGAGGGCCGCGCCAAGACTCTGGTTCTCGCCCCGAAGCTCCGAGACGTCTCGCTGCTCGAGACCATGCGCTGGTCGAGAGAAGAGGGCTACTACCTGCTGCGCCGCCATCTCGATCGTCTGGCGGACTCTGCGGACTTCCTCGGCTTTGCGTTCGCGGAAGACCGCGCGATCGACGCGCTCGAAGGACTCGCAGAGAGCCTGCCCCGGAGATCGCATCGCGTCCGTCTCCTCCTCTCGCACTCCGGGCTGATCGATGTCGAGGCCGACGAGCTCGAAGAGCGGACCGAACCCTGGACGATCGGCGTGGCCCATGAACCGATCGATCCGGGGAACCGGTTTCTGTACCACAAGACGACGGCGCGCGAAGTCTACGATTCCTTTCGGCGAAGCGCGCCGGACCTCGACGACGTACTGCTGTGGAACCCGGCGGGAGAGCTCACCGAGACTACCCTGGCTAATATCGCGCTCCAGTTGGACGGGAACTGGCTCACGCCGCCGGTTGCTTGCGGGCTGCTCGCCGGAACCCTCCGTGCCGAGCTTCTCGAGAGCGGCCGGATCAGAGAGAGGGTGCTGACCCTGCACGACCTCGGAAGAGCCGACTCGATCGCGCTGCTCAACTCGGTTCGAGGCTGGATTCCGGCGGGGCTCGCAACAACACGCGAAGCGCCAGTGGCGTAGGCTCCGGCCCACTCGGCTCACCGAATTCCGTGGCTAGAGCAATCCCGAAGGTAGCCTCGGCGACGAAAGCAGCTCGCCGAACACTCGCCAGGTCTCTTCGGGAGTCGACGCATTCGCCTCGACGTAGCGGCGGACCATGTCCTGTCCCAGGTTGTAGTTGATGACGTAGCTTCGATACTGATCGATAAACCGGACACGCTGCGCCGCTCTCTGGGGCGGCATCAGAGCGTACCGGGTCAGTTTCTCGGCCGCGGCCTGGGCGTCGATCTCTCTGTCGAGGTAGCTTCTGGCCGCTTCGTTGCCGGCATAGTCGAGCTTCTCGACCGCCGCCAACACTCGGTAGAACCGGTCGGCCAGACTCGAATCCAGGCCGGCGAGCGGAAACAGAACCTCGCGCTCGAACGCGATGCGCTCGGCTCCCGGGAACGCGGCCCGGATTCCGAAGTTGGCGGTCCCTTCCGCGATCAGGGACTGCGGACTGAAGAGCGGGTAGACCGAGAACTCGACCCAGCCGCGATCGCGAACCAGGTGCTTCTCCAGCAGGAGGTTGTAGACGTGGTGCCCCGGGTAGCCCTCATGGCAGGCGAGATCGATGGCCCGGTCGATGTAGATCGGAAGATCGGTGTTGACCTGGATCAGGCTGTGAAAACCGCCCTGATACCAGTTGTATGCGCTCCAGGACTTGTCTTGAACGTACTCGACTTCGAAGCTCTCTCCCTCGGGCAACTCGATCCACTCGAGCGTGCGCGCGCGGCAGGCCTCGATCGCCGCCCGAAACACCTGGTCGAGGTTCTCCGCGGGGATGACGAACCGCTGCTTGAATCTCGCGTAGCGCTCGATGAGCGACCCTTCTCCCGAAAGCAGCGGATCGAGCTCGTCCAAGATCGCTTGATAGTGCTCGTCGCCGTAGTTCGGCGAGACGGCGTCGTAGAGAGCGCGCGACTCTTCGTCGAAGCTCAACCGCTTGCCCTGGAGCATCTCGACACGCGCACCGAGAGATCCCAACTGAGTCGCCAGGTAGCGGTAGCGCAGCCTCTGCATTTCGGCTTCCCCACCATCCGCGCCAGCCCCTGAATCCATATCCCCAAGAGCGGCCAGGCGCTCGATCAAGCCTCCGGCGCGGTTATGAAGCTGCTCCAGCGAGGCCTCTTCGGCGTCGACTTCGCTCTTCCATTCCTCGGGTCCGTAGCAGGCGTCCACGTAGTCGCTGTCGTGCCGCCCGACCGCCAGAACCAGCTTGACATACGCCTCGGCGATTTCCATCAGTGCCATCGATTGTTCCTCTTCGTGCGACCCCGCTTCGGTGCCGTCGCGCGAACACGCCGAGGCGAGCAGGGCGACGGTCAGGGCGGCCGCAAACGTGCGCTCCATTCTCTGGTTACCTCCTCAGAAGAGCTCGAGCCTAGCAGCCCTGGGGTTTGTCCTTAGGACACCACCCAGCCCTGAGCACGACGCCGAGATCGCCCACGAACGGTTACTATGACCAACCGGAACGGTCGACACGGAGGTCGACCGCTACCTCTCTTCGGCCGGGCCGAATCCATGCTTCTGCGGCGGGGCCGAATCCACTCTCCACCGGCACACGATCGCTCTTCTACCGTCATGGAAATCTACCTTGGTCTCGGATCCAACCTCGGCGACCGACGCGAGAAGCTGAGCAGCGCCATCCGGCTCCTGGAGGGAAAGGGCCTGCGGGTGAACCGTGTCTCTCCGGTGGTCGAGTCCCCGGCGCTCTTGCCGGAGTCGGCGCCGTCCGACTGGAACCTGCCCTATCTCAACCTCGCCGTCGCATGCGAGACCGAAAGCTCGCCGGAACAAGTGCGCGCCTGGACCGTGAAAATCGAGTCGAGTCTTGGGAGAAGGGGAAGAACGGAAAGGCGGGGTGGACTGGGGCGCGACGAGCGCGAGCGCTGGTCGCCGCGCCCGATCGACATCGACATCCTTCTGTGGGGTCGAGAAGTCATCTCGACCCCGGAGCTCGCCATCCCCCACCGCGATCTTCACAAGCGAGCCTTCGTATTGACCCCCCTGACCGCGCTCCAGCCGCGGCTGACGATTCCCGGTCGAGGTCCGAAGACGGTGCTCGAATGGTCCGCCGAGCTCCAACATCACATCCCGCTCTGGATGGGCATCGTCAACGTAACCCCGGACTCGTTTTCGGACGGTGGACTCTTTACGACCTGGGAGCGCGTCGAGCCACACGTCGAGGCGGTAGCCGCCGCCGGAGGTCACATCGTCGATGTCGGCGCTCAGTCCACGCGGCCGAATGCGAAGCCCGTCGGACCGGAGAAAGAGTGGTCGCGGCTCGCGCCGATCCTCGAGCCCTTGACGGCGAAGTACTCGCGATCCCCTCTTCGCCCACTGCTGAGCGTCGACACCTACCACCCCGCGGTCGCCGAAAAGGCCCTCGATCTGGGCGTCGACATCGTCAACGACGTCGGCGGTTTAACTTCGCCGGAGATGATCGACATCGCCCGATCGAGCGACGCCGACTGGATCGCCATGCATCAGCTGACACTTCCGGTGGACCCGAGAGTGACGCTGCCGCCGGACTGCGACCCGGTCGCTGAAGTCGAGGCCTGGCTCCACGCTCGCCTGCGGGCCTGGGAGGCCGCCGGCTGGATCTCAAGCGGATCCTTTTCGATCCCGGCATCGGGTTCGGCAAGAACCCGCTGCAGTCGCTCGAGCTGCTCCGTGGGGCCGGTCGGCTTCGCAAGCACGGTCTGAGAACAGTCATCGGCCACTCGCGCAAGTCCTTCATGAAGAGCTTCACCTCGGGCGCTGTCGAAGACAGGGATCTCGCGACCATCGGAATCTCTCTCGAGCTCTGCCGGCAAGGGGTGGACATCTTGCGGGTCCACAACGTGCCGGACCACATCGCGGCCTATCGAGGTTGGTCGCATCTGATTCGATAACGCCAGCCGCCTGGGAGCGGACTTCACGTGTTCGCTAATCCAGATAGCCGAGCGCCCTCAGGGCCTCGACTTCCTCGGCGTCGAGGGTGACGGCGGAGTCCTCGCCCTCGGCGACGAGCTCGAGCTGCGCCACCAGTCCGTCAAGCGCGGACGCCATCCGGCCGCAGATCTCGGGCAGCGGGGCCTCGAGAGGCGACAGCTCGGACGGATCGGCCTGGTTGTCGAAACACAGGTCCTCGCCTTCCTCGGGCGAAAACAGGGTATGGGTCGACCCGCGCAAACCGCGAATGCCGGGGCCCTCGACGTAGATCGGCCGTTCACGAAGAGACTCGCCCAGGAGCAAAGGCACGAGACTGCGGCCCTGCGCCTTTCTCGGCGCCTTGAGACCGACCAGGTCGAGCACTGTCGGCATGACGTCGACCAGCCCGACGAGCTCTTCGCTTCTGCCCGGCTCGTGCCGATAGACCGGCGGTAGCCGGATCATGAACGGGATAGCCGTCACTTCCTCGTACGGGGCGTAACCGTGCTGCAGCTCGTCGTGCTCGTTGAAGCCCTCACCGTGATCGGCGACCAGAACCACGACGGTGTTCTTCAACCTGCCGATCTCGCCAAGCCACGCCCAGAGCTCACCGAAAGCGCCATCGACGTAGGCGACCTCCTGGTCGTAGCTCGCGATCAGGGCCGCGAGGTTCTTCGAGTTCAGGTGCTTCTCAGCCCACTCCGGGACCCGGGTCCAGTGCGTCGGCGCCTTCGGCCAGGTTCGGGTGCTGCCGAAGCGCCCGGTTTCGTCCGGCAGTCTGCGGTTGTAAGGGAAATGCACATCCATGTAGTGAGCGTAGGCAAAGAACGGAGCCTGCTGGTCGCCAGCCTCCAACCACTCACGCAGCAGGTCGTTCACCTGGTATGCGGTCACCAGCCGCTTGTTGAAGAAGCGACTGAAGCCCTGCGCGAAGCCGGTCTTCTTCTGGATGTGAACGTTGGTCCCGATGGAGCCGGTTCGATAGCCTGCCCGTTTGAATCGCTCGGCGAGAGTCGAGAGTTGCTTGGGCAGGACATCGGTTTGAAAGCCGGCATCCCCTTCGAAGCCGACGCGTCCCATGCCGTGCTGATCGGGGTAGAGCGAGGTAAAGAGCGTCGCGACCGACGGCTTGGTCCAGCTCGAGTGACTGTAGGCGCGGGTGAAAACGGCACTCTCGGCGGCGAAGGTGTCGATGGCGGGGGTCGTCGGCAGCTCGTAGCCGTAGGCGCCAAGATGATCGCGGCGCAGGGCGTCGATCAAGACCACCAGGACGTTGGGGCGATCTAGGCCGGACTCGTTCGAGAAATCGGGGAAACCCTCCGGCCGCTTCTCTGCGCACGCCAGCGTCGCCGCAAGGCCGAGACCGATCACCGTCGCCACGACGGCCTTGGGAGCAAGCCTCAGAAAGCGCTTCATTTCTGCACCAGGTCGGCCGGAGCGACTCCCGGACCGACGCTCGTATTGATGACTCTTCCCTCGGGCAAGGCCTTCGGAAACCTGGGACGCTTCGGCATCGACAGACTGGTACGGCGCTGCCACTGGGCCAGGTGCAGGTCCTGCGGCTCGATCTCATCCAAGTGCTCGGCCCAAAGATCGAACCAGTCCGGGGTTGAGTGCCTCGAAGCCTTGACTCGACCGATGATGTTCTGGGCCGGCCAGGTCTCGAGCCTTCTGGTTTCCGCCCGCGGACGAATGTTCCAGTAGGTCTCGTGCGCGGCGGTGTAGTGCCCGGTTCGGGTGTGGCTCGATACCCACTGCCGGTTGGGAAGGCCGACATGGATCCGGGAGCTCAGGTTCTGAAACGCCGCTCCTCGATGGTGATCGAAATTGATGTTACGCCCCTTGCCCCAGGAGTAGACGTTGCCGTTGGCCATGTTGCTGAACGAAGTGTCGTGGACGTTGCGATTCTCGATTCGAAATCGAGTCACCAAGCTGTCCTGGGCACCACCCAGGTTGAAGCCGTAGTGGCCGCCACGACCGGCAATCACGACACTGTCGGCCGTGCAGTAGCGTGAGTACCAAAAGAAGATTCCATTGTCCGCGTTCAGGATCGCGACATCGCGCACCCAACTGTTGTACGTCTGACCCAGGCTGATGGCGTTCATCCCGGGCTCGTTGTGGTGTCCCGGGTAGGGCCGCACCGGAAACTCGATGGTCATGCGCTCGATCCCGACCTCCTCGACCTCGATCACGGCCTCGAAGAGCTGAGCCTTCCATTCGGGCTTGACGTCGAGCCGCAGAGGACGGTCGAAGTGCACCTTCTTGCCCTCGACCCGGGTGACCTCGAGCAGCCAGTTGATGACCTGGAGACCGGGAGAGTCGATGATGCACTTGCCGCCCAGCTCGTGCCCGGCGTGCATCAAAAGCGTCAGCGAGCCGTCGCTCTCGTGCTGAATCAGCCTCACCATCTGCCCCGGCTCGATGCCGCTGGTATCCGAGACCTTGATCCAGGTCTGCCCTTTAGGCGCGACTCGGGTTACCTCGGCGAGCATCCTGCCCTCATCCCAAACCGGAGCGTTCGAATCGCCACGTTTAGGATCCGGGTTGGCCCAGATCCAGGCCCCACCCCAGGACCAGCCGTAAGGGCCTCCGTCCCTGCCCTTCTTGAAGATCTGCCGAAGAGTTTTGGGAAAGTAGAGCACGGTCGAGTCCCGGCTCTCGCCCCGTAGAACCAGATTGCTCTTACCGATCAAGAGCGGCCTGGTGATCAGATAGCGGCCCGCCGGAATCAGGATCGCGCCGTTCGAGGTCTCTTCGATCGCCTGCAGGAACGCCCAGCTGTCGTCGGTGACACCGTCGCCCGTCGCCCCGAAATCTTTTACATTGGCCACAACCGGTACGTCGGGAATCGGTTCATTGCCCGCGCGATAACCGGCGTAGGAGAAGTCCGGCAGTCGGCCAGCCGGATCCCATCGTTCTCCGTTCTTGCCCCAGAGCGCCGAGGTGTTTTCCGGCACGGGGCCGAGGTCCGGAGCTCCACATGCCGCCATCAGGAGCAGTGCGGTGAGCGCACCGGCGACGGAGCGACTTCGAATTGCGTACTTCATCAGGAGTAGTGGCGGAAAGTGCTCTGAATCGGGCCGAGCGAGTTTAGCAGTCCGCTCTATCGACTCATCAACTCGACCATGATCGCCTTCTGAACGTGCAGGCGATTCTCCGCCTGGTCGAAGATGTGACTCTGGGGACCGTCCGCGACCTCGGCCGAGACTTCCTCTCCCCGGTGCGCCGGAAGGCAGTGCAGGAAGATCGCGTCGGGGGCCGCGGCGGCCATCAGGCCGGCGGTGACGGAGAAGCCCTCGAACGCCCTCGAGCGCTCCCGGGCCTCTTCCTCTTGCCCCATCGAGGCCCA
This window contains:
- the pabB gene encoding aminodeoxychorismate synthase component I, which encodes MKTIRAVRVEEVLPAVAEIESAAQRGLYAAGFLSYEAAPAFDTALVTRPAGSLPLLWFGIYKTCEKVALPDSPASGNSSRRWQATLDLDRYRSMVSRIRERIAHGDTYQVNFTWRLRTAFTSAPWPFFLDLVTRDRTRYAAFVDTGEHAVCSFSPELFFRLDGSRLTCRPMKGTSRRGLYRQDDRARSRGLRDSVKNRAENVMIVDMVRNDLGRVALPGSVETSRLFDIETYPTVLQMTSTVQAKTESSFLEIMTALFPSSSITGAPKVETMKIIAEFEEHPRGVYTGAIGYLGPNRQALFNVAIRTAHVDRSAGTAEYGTGGGIVWDSEPDAEYLEGRAKTLVLAPKLRDVSLLETMRWSREEGYYLLRRHLDRLADSADFLGFAFAEDRAIDALEGLAESLPRRSHRVRLLLSHSGLIDVEADELEERTEPWTIGVAHEPIDPGNRFLYHKTTAREVYDSFRRSAPDLDDVLLWNPAGELTETTLANIALQLDGNWLTPPVACGLLAGTLRAELLESGRIRERVLTLHDLGRADSIALLNSVRGWIPAGLATTREAPVA
- a CDS encoding dihydropteroate synthase — translated: MAPRSPAGLGGRRLDLKRILFDPGIGFGKNPLQSLELLRGAGRLRKHGLRTVIGHSRKSFMKSFTSGAVEDRDLATIGISLELCRQGVDILRVHNVPDHIAAYRGWSHLIR
- a CDS encoding sulfatase, with amino-acid sequence MKRFLRLAPKAVVATVIGLGLAATLACAEKRPEGFPDFSNESGLDRPNVLVVLIDALRRDHLGAYGYELPTTPAIDTFAAESAVFTRAYSHSSWTKPSVATLFTSLYPDQHGMGRVGFEGDAGFQTDVLPKQLSTLAERFKRAGYRTGSIGTNVHIQKKTGFAQGFSRFFNKRLVTAYQVNDLLREWLEAGDQQAPFFAYAHYMDVHFPYNRRLPDETGRFGSTRTWPKAPTHWTRVPEWAEKHLNSKNLAALIASYDQEVAYVDGAFGELWAWLGEIGRLKNTVVVLVADHGEGFNEHDELQHGYAPYEEVTAIPFMIRLPPVYRHEPGRSEELVGLVDVMPTVLDLVGLKAPRKAQGRSLVPLLLGESLRERPIYVEGPGIRGLRGSTHTLFSPEEGEDLCFDNQADPSELSPLEAPLPEICGRMASALDGLVAQLELVAEGEDSAVTLDAEEVEALRALGYLD
- the folK gene encoding 2-amino-4-hydroxy-6-hydroxymethyldihydropteridine diphosphokinase; protein product: MEIYLGLGSNLGDRREKLSSAIRLLEGKGLRVNRVSPVVESPALLPESAPSDWNLPYLNLAVACETESSPEQVRAWTVKIESSLGRRGRTERRGGLGRDERERWSPRPIDIDILLWGREVISTPELAIPHRDLHKRAFVLTPLTALQPRLTIPGRGPKTVLEWSAELQHHIPLWMGIVNVTPDSFSDGGLFTTWERVEPHVEAVAAAGGHIVDVGAQSTRPNAKPVGPEKEWSRLAPILEPLTAKYSRSPLRPLLSVDTYHPAVAEKALDLGVDIVNDVGGLTSPEMIDIARSSDADWIAMHQLTLPVDPRVTLPPDCDPVAEVEAWLHARLRAWEAAGWISSGSFSIPASGSARTRCSRSSCSVGPVGFASTV